Proteins co-encoded in one Aggregicoccus sp. 17bor-14 genomic window:
- a CDS encoding ATP-binding protein, producing MRTASNLTVSQYQLAALNRIAFLAATAADVCTLFQEAGTELMHAFSADGMGVLLLDPVTGERVVAHRRGLTPEGEALWAALPTRDTLTAQVVADGRARSWLREDFAPAAQAILAHTGYWAEAAVPLQIHARVLGCLNVTFRQPRRLDPAQLELLHAMASHFAAAVESQRLLARQRAVSAENAQLYEELRLASAELARNQTQLAQRGHLASLGEMTAVLAHELRNPLAILGNAHALLERRENAEPELRRQALRAMGQELKRMNQLVEELLHFGRPTAPSFEPLCLWALVEEVKEAVSAHLPPQVEVSVELHGEMPRISFDARLIRQALVNLALNGAQAMPAGGRLTLRLQETSRGAQLEVEDEGMGITPEVRARMFEPFFTTRATGTGLGLALVQHAVVQHQGHLEVHSAPGEGTTFRIELPRSPSAPAPSA from the coding sequence ATGCGCACAGCGAGCAACCTGACGGTGAGCCAGTACCAGCTCGCGGCCCTCAACCGCATCGCCTTCCTCGCCGCCACGGCCGCGGACGTGTGCACGCTCTTCCAGGAGGCCGGCACCGAGCTGATGCACGCCTTCTCGGCGGACGGGATGGGCGTGCTGCTCTTGGACCCCGTCACGGGCGAGCGCGTGGTGGCGCACCGGCGCGGCCTCACGCCGGAGGGCGAGGCGCTGTGGGCGGCGCTCCCCACGCGCGACACCCTCACTGCCCAGGTGGTGGCGGACGGCCGCGCCCGCTCCTGGCTGCGCGAGGACTTCGCCCCCGCCGCGCAGGCCATCCTCGCGCACACCGGCTACTGGGCCGAGGCCGCGGTGCCCCTGCAGATCCACGCGCGCGTGCTCGGCTGCCTCAACGTCACCTTCCGCCAGCCGCGCCGCCTGGACCCCGCCCAGCTCGAGCTGCTGCACGCCATGGCCAGCCACTTCGCCGCCGCCGTGGAGAGCCAGCGCCTGCTCGCGCGCCAGCGCGCGGTGAGCGCCGAGAACGCCCAGCTCTACGAGGAGCTGCGGCTCGCCAGCGCCGAGCTCGCGCGCAACCAGACGCAGCTCGCCCAGCGCGGCCACCTCGCCTCGCTCGGTGAGATGACGGCGGTGCTCGCGCACGAGCTGCGCAACCCGCTCGCCATCCTCGGCAACGCGCACGCCCTGCTCGAGCGGCGCGAGAACGCCGAGCCGGAGCTGCGCCGCCAGGCGCTGCGCGCGATGGGCCAGGAGCTCAAGCGCATGAACCAGCTGGTGGAGGAGCTCCTGCACTTCGGGCGCCCCACCGCGCCCAGCTTCGAGCCGCTGTGCCTCTGGGCCCTGGTGGAGGAGGTGAAGGAGGCCGTGAGCGCGCACCTGCCGCCGCAGGTGGAGGTCAGCGTGGAGCTGCACGGCGAGATGCCCCGCATCTCCTTCGACGCGCGCCTCATCCGCCAGGCGCTGGTGAACCTCGCGCTCAACGGCGCCCAGGCCATGCCCGCCGGAGGCCGCCTCACCCTGCGCCTGCAGGAGACCTCGCGCGGCGCCCAGCTCGAGGTGGAGGACGAGGGCATGGGCATCACCCCCGAGGTGCGCGCGCGCATGTTCGAGCCCTTCTTCACCACGCGCGCCACCGGCACCGGCCTCGGGCTCGCGCTGGTGCAGCACGCGGTCGTGCAGCACCAGGGACACCTCGAGGTGCACAGCGCCCCCGGCGAGGGCACCACCTTCCGCATCGAGCTGCCCCGGAGCCCCAGCGCTCCCGCGCCGAGCGCCTGA
- the maiA gene encoding maleylacetoacetate isomerase, which produces MSGAGPESLRLHGYWRSSCSWRVRIALNLKGLSYEYVPVHLLQDGGQQHTDAYRAKNPMRTVPVLELKDASGQTQYLSQSLAILEFLEERHPSPALLPTDAFARARVRMLAEMVNSGIQPLQNLSVMQHVKGPLGQDDKAWSAHWISRGLTALEQSLGASAGRYCVGDSVTLADVCLVPQLFASRRFGVDVASYPLLARIEAECEKLPAFQAAHASRQPDAVPA; this is translated from the coding sequence GTGAGCGGCGCGGGCCCGGAGTCCCTGCGGCTGCACGGCTACTGGCGCAGCAGCTGCAGCTGGCGCGTGCGCATCGCGCTCAACCTCAAGGGGCTCTCCTACGAGTACGTGCCGGTGCACCTGCTGCAGGACGGCGGGCAGCAGCACACCGACGCCTACCGCGCGAAGAACCCGATGCGCACGGTGCCCGTGCTCGAGCTGAAGGACGCGAGCGGCCAGACGCAGTACCTCTCGCAGTCGCTCGCCATCCTGGAGTTCCTCGAGGAGCGGCACCCGAGCCCCGCGCTGCTGCCCACGGACGCGTTCGCGCGCGCGCGGGTGCGGATGCTCGCGGAGATGGTGAACTCGGGCATCCAGCCGCTGCAGAACCTCTCGGTGATGCAGCACGTGAAGGGGCCGCTGGGCCAGGACGACAAGGCGTGGAGCGCGCACTGGATCTCGCGCGGGCTCACGGCGCTGGAGCAGAGCCTGGGCGCGAGCGCGGGGCGCTACTGCGTGGGCGACAGCGTCACCCTCGCGGACGTGTGCCTCGTCCCGCAGCTCTTCGCCTCGCGCCGCTTCGGGGTGGACGTGGCGTCCTACCCGCTGCTCGCCCGCATCGAGGCCGAGTGCGAGAAGCTGCCCGCCTTCCAGGCCGCGCACGCGAGCCGGCAGCCGGACGCGGTGCCCGCCTAG